Proteins found in one candidate division WOR-3 bacterium genomic segment:
- a CDS encoding TonB-dependent receptor, whose amino-acid sequence MKRAFFFLVLSLYGEEVLFYKMDPLIITASRIPTSFIYTTRNVSIITNKEIENVPLATLADLLKYDEGIDVRERGPEGVQADVSIGGTFEQTLVLVDGVAINDPQTSHHNLNIPIELEDIERIEILKGPGTTLYGDGAFSGVINIITKKERKEKAELGGFIGDYKLFEGNLSISKEIGFSSNRFSFSEKKSDGYRYNTDFKNWNFLINSFLEKENVEGDFLFGYKRKDFGANCFYSDKYPDQREAINALFFKGDFTLNKSHKITFHSKRHEDDYILDRKNPEWYRNHHITNNYGIGTQSIISSKFGSSGIGSKWDEVRIKSTNLGDHSYGKIAFFFGHSFPEIKRTTLNFSSSFSYYSNWGWFFYPGVDIGIKITDKTLLYASLQKSSRLPSYTELYYHSPANLGNPELKPEEAFTYEGGIKTIKGNFFINLSGFYRRGENIIDWVRANSTEPWRAINSGKVISSGVEINLEFNPFVKTYKKIPIPNVELGYSLFRVTHRDSSSLQSKYLMSTPSHKFIIKVDYEIIRNLHQTWRGIFQKNSSSENVFILDFDICYKIRKIEFFISITNLLNTDYFEGGWIPMPGRWARGGIKFVLPY is encoded by the coding sequence ATGAAAAGAGCTTTTTTCTTTCTTGTTTTATCTCTTTACGGCGAGGAAGTTCTTTTCTATAAAATGGACCCTCTCATAATTACAGCAAGTAGAATCCCAACATCTTTTATTTATACAACTAGAAATGTTTCTATAATTACTAATAAAGAGATTGAAAATGTTCCTTTAGCCACTCTTGCTGATTTATTGAAATATGATGAGGGAATTGATGTTAGAGAAAGAGGACCGGAAGGAGTCCAAGCTGATGTTTCTATTGGAGGGACATTTGAGCAAACACTAGTCCTTGTAGATGGAGTGGCAATAAACGATCCTCAGACATCCCACCATAATTTGAATATTCCAATTGAATTAGAAGATATTGAAAGAATAGAGATTTTAAAAGGCCCTGGGACGACTCTTTATGGAGATGGAGCTTTTTCCGGAGTTATAAACATAATTACAAAGAAAGAAAGGAAAGAAAAAGCTGAACTTGGTGGTTTTATAGGAGATTATAAATTATTTGAAGGTAATCTTTCTATCTCAAAAGAGATCGGGTTTTCTTCTAATCGCTTTTCCTTTTCCGAGAAAAAATCGGATGGGTATAGATATAATACAGATTTTAAGAATTGGAATTTCTTAATTAATTCTTTTTTGGAGAAAGAAAATGTTGAGGGCGATTTTCTTTTCGGATATAAGAGAAAAGATTTTGGAGCTAATTGTTTTTATTCGGATAAATATCCTGATCAAAGAGAAGCAATAAACGCTTTATTCTTTAAGGGGGATTTTACTCTCAATAAATCCCATAAAATAACATTTCATTCAAAGAGGCATGAGGACGATTATATCCTTGATAGGAAAAATCCTGAGTGGTATAGAAACCATCATATTACAAATAATTATGGGATAGGAACTCAATCTATAATTTCTTCTAAATTTGGTTCTTCTGGAATTGGATCTAAATGGGATGAAGTGAGGATAAAAAGCACAAATCTTGGGGATCACTCTTATGGGAAGATAGCTTTCTTCTTTGGGCATAGCTTCCCAGAAATAAAAAGGACAACTTTAAATTTTAGCTCTTCCTTTTCTTATTATTCTAATTGGGGATGGTTCTTTTATCCTGGAGTTGATATTGGAATTAAAATTACTGACAAAACTCTCTTGTATGCTTCTTTACAAAAATCCTCTCGCCTTCCTTCTTACACCGAACTATATTATCACTCTCCAGCGAATTTGGGAAATCCAGAGCTTAAACCTGAGGAGGCATTTACTTATGAAGGAGGAATTAAAACAATCAAAGGAAATTTCTTCATAAATCTTAGTGGTTTTTATAGGAGAGGGGAAAATATAATTGATTGGGTTAGAGCTAATTCTACTGAACCTTGGAGGGCGATAAATTCTGGTAAGGTTATTTCTTCTGGGGTTGAAATAAATTTAGAGTTTAATCCTTTTGTAAAAACATATAAGAAAATTCCAATTCCAAATGTTGAATTAGGATATTCCCTTTTTAGAGTCACTCATAGGGATAGTTCTTCTTTACAATCAAAATATTTAATGAGCACTCCTTCACATAAATTTATCATTAAAGTAGACTATGAAATTATTCGGAACTTACATCAAACCTGGAGAGGGATTTTCCAGAAAAATTCTTCTTCCGAGAATGTTTTTATTTTAGATTTCGATATTTGTTATAAAATTAGAAAAATAGAATTCTTTATAAGTATTACGAATCTTTTAAATACAGATTATTTTGAGGGAGGATGGATACCAATGCCTGGGAGATGGGCAAGGGGGGGAATAAAGTTCGTTTTACCTTATTAA
- a CDS encoding lipoate--protein ligase family protein, whose product MSVFILFFLFNQKDEKKRKEVPFFRDCEFQKGKYFSTMWYLIDTGFNEPYFNMAYDESLMGMVNDKSTFFLRFFNFYPCSITIGYHQKPGEWLFELEKRGIKWVRRLTGGKAVLHLNDCTWSIVFHRDNPFLGGTLIESHKKICSVFKRAFELLGIKTEVKRQNFQKKKNKTSEFCFSSTSLSDLCWEGKKIMGSAQFRDKEIVLQEGTIILSPEEIIPLNSNVATIETALNKRISLPYIKEVIIQAFKENFGISYSIFKENPLKKELLMKYSSSEWNLNKKACFSL is encoded by the coding sequence ATGAGCGTTTTTATCTTATTTTTTCTTTTCAATCAAAAAGACGAAAAAAAACGCAAGGAGGTTCCCTTTTTTAGGGATTGCGAATTCCAAAAAGGGAAGTATTTTTCTACAATGTGGTATTTAATAGATACAGGTTTTAATGAACCTTATTTTAATATGGCATATGACGAGTCTTTAATGGGAATGGTAAATGATAAATCTACATTTTTTTTAAGATTTTTTAACTTTTATCCTTGTTCTATAACTATTGGATACCATCAAAAACCTGGAGAATGGTTATTTGAGCTTGAAAAAAGGGGAATTAAATGGGTAAGGCGCCTAACAGGAGGAAAAGCCGTTTTACATTTAAATGACTGCACCTGGTCTATTGTCTTTCATAGAGATAATCCTTTTTTAGGAGGAACTTTAATTGAATCTCACAAAAAGATTTGCTCAGTTTTCAAAAGAGCCTTTGAGCTCTTGGGAATTAAAACTGAAGTAAAAAGGCAAAATTTTCAAAAGAAAAAAAATAAAACTTCTGAGTTCTGTTTTTCATCTACTTCTCTCTCTGATTTATGTTGGGAAGGTAAAAAAATTATGGGTAGTGCTCAATTTAGAGACAAAGAAATTGTCCTTCAGGAGGGAACCATTATTTTAAGTCCGGAAGAAATTATCCCTTTAAACTCTAATGTGGCTACTATAGAGACTGCCCTAAACAAAAGAATTTCACTTCCCTACATAAAAGAAGTTATAATTCAAGCTTTTAAAGAAAATTTCGGAATCTCTTATAGCATTTTTAAAGAAAATCCTTTAAAAAAAGAATTACTCATGAAATACTCTTCTTCAGAATGGAATTTGAATAAGAAAGCTTGTTTTTCTTTATAA
- a CDS encoding tRNA 4-thiouridine(8) synthase ThiI gives MSPIKAISLFSGGLDSSLAVKLIQSEGIEVIGFHFVLPFYTPMDEPILRIEKLSKELGIEIEFFYGGEDYIQIIKNPKYGYGENMNPCIDCKIFMLKKAKIFMEKIGASFLFSGEVLNQRPMSQRKNVMNLIEREAGVKGLLLRPLSAKLLEITIPEKRGWVKRENLLALSGRTRKQQFALAERFEIKNYATPSGGCYLTDPQYSLRLKEAFQHEEDKIEDLRLLRIGRHFRLKNGAKLIIGRDKKENELIENLANEEDFLIEGVGFGSPLGLLKKSKDEMDIELAASICMRYSKKRKEKSVRVIIRNKNKNLKEKEVTPMDKRKVEEFLIR, from the coding sequence ATGAGTCCTATTAAGGCTATTAGCTTATTTTCAGGAGGGTTAGATAGCTCTCTAGCAGTAAAACTCATTCAAAGTGAAGGAATAGAGGTTATAGGGTTTCATTTCGTTTTACCCTTTTATACTCCTATGGACGAGCCTATTTTAAGAATAGAAAAACTTAGCAAAGAGTTAGGAATAGAAATAGAGTTTTTTTATGGTGGGGAAGATTATATTCAAATTATAAAAAATCCAAAGTATGGATATGGAGAAAACATGAATCCTTGCATTGACTGTAAGATTTTTATGTTGAAGAAAGCAAAAATATTTATGGAAAAAATTGGAGCTTCTTTTTTGTTTAGCGGTGAGGTTCTAAACCAAAGACCAATGAGTCAGCGAAAAAATGTTATGAATTTAATTGAGAGAGAAGCTGGAGTAAAAGGGCTTCTTTTAAGGCCTTTATCCGCAAAATTACTTGAGATTACAATTCCCGAAAAAAGAGGATGGGTAAAAAGAGAAAATCTACTTGCTCTCTCTGGAAGAACCAGAAAACAACAATTTGCTTTGGCCGAAAGATTTGAAATAAAAAATTATGCAACTCCTTCTGGAGGGTGTTATCTAACTGATCCTCAATATTCTCTTAGATTAAAAGAAGCTTTCCAACATGAAGAAGACAAGATAGAAGATTTACGTTTACTAAGAATTGGTCGACATTTCAGACTAAAAAATGGAGCAAAGCTAATAATTGGGAGGGATAAAAAAGAAAACGAATTAATAGAAAACCTTGCAAATGAAGAAGATTTTTTAATAGAAGGGGTTGGCTTTGGGAGCCCTCTTGGACTACTAAAAAAAAGTAAAGATGAAATGGATATAGAGCTTGCAGCTTCTATTTGTATGAGATATAGTAAAAAAAGGAAAGAGAAAAGCGTTAGAGTTATCATCAGAAATAAAAATAAAAATTTGAAAGAAAAAGAAGTTACTCCAATGGACAAGAGAAAGGTAGAGGAGTTTTTAATAAGGTAA
- the nadA gene encoding quinolinate synthase NadA, translating to MNYIEEIRNLKKAKEAVILVHNYQRPEIQDIADFLGDSLELSKKATETKAKIIVFCGVRFMAETAKILSPEKKVLIPKPEASCPMANMVTPTDISLLRNKHPEAKVVSYVNTNADVKAVSDVCCTSANAVKVVKNVEGNKVIFVPDRNLGLYVKRFVNKEIILWNGFCYVHESIRKEEVLEAKKKFPDALLLVHPECRPEVIDIADEVLSTSGMIRFAKESPMKRFIIGTEEGILYRLKKENPEKEFHTAGSPKICSNMKLTKLEDVYLCLKEEKEEIILSEDIIKKAKIALERMLNYV from the coding sequence ATGAACTATATTGAAGAAATAAGAAACCTGAAAAAAGCTAAGGAAGCTGTTATTTTGGTCCATAATTACCAGAGACCTGAAATTCAGGATATAGCAGATTTTCTTGGTGATTCTTTAGAGCTCTCAAAAAAAGCTACTGAGACAAAAGCTAAAATTATTGTTTTCTGTGGGGTGAGGTTTATGGCAGAAACAGCAAAAATTCTTTCTCCAGAAAAGAAAGTATTAATTCCAAAACCAGAGGCAAGTTGCCCAATGGCTAATATGGTAACTCCTACAGATATATCGCTTTTACGAAATAAGCATCCAGAAGCTAAAGTTGTTTCTTATGTAAATACAAATGCTGATGTTAAAGCTGTAAGCGATGTCTGTTGCACCTCAGCTAATGCAGTTAAAGTTGTAAAAAATGTTGAAGGAAATAAAGTAATCTTTGTTCCGGATAGGAATCTCGGCTTGTATGTAAAAAGATTTGTGAATAAAGAAATTATATTATGGAATGGCTTCTGTTATGTTCACGAAAGTATAAGAAAAGAAGAGGTCCTCGAAGCAAAAAAGAAATTCCCAGATGCTTTACTCCTCGTTCATCCAGAATGTAGACCTGAAGTAATAGATATTGCCGATGAAGTCTTATCTACTTCTGGAATGATTAGGTTTGCGAAAGAATCTCCTATGAAAAGGTTTATTATAGGCACGGAGGAAGGAATCCTATATAGACTAAAGAAGGAAAATCCTGAGAAAGAATTTCACACAGCTGGGTCCCCAAAAATTTGTTCCAATATGAAGTTAACAAAGTTAGAGGATGTTTATTTGTGTTTAAAAGAAGAAAAAGAAGAAATAATCCTTTCAGAAGACATTATAAAGAAAGCAAAAATAGCTTTAGAGAGGATGCTAAATTATGTCTAA
- a CDS encoding RNA polymerase sigma factor RpoD/SigA, translating to MSKIKKVRGSLPVYLQEIQKYDLLTPEEEKELGRRSRLGDLEARRKLVEANLRFVVSVAKAYRNMGTPFTDLINEGNVGLIKAAERFDERKGVRFLSYAVWWVKQSIMKAVTEHIKSYRLPMSRAGKMLKVKKAKDKVTKEIGREPSLEEIAEELNIDVEQIEESIKIAKQDISLDETIKNTDDLEYLDVISEDVVTPEEEYYRNKFIEEIRKSLDKLKPRDRKIIVYYFGMEGKRPHTLEEIGRILGVSRERVRQLRNRALKQLREITSIDEEFIP from the coding sequence TTGAGTAAGATAAAGAAAGTTAGAGGCTCTTTACCTGTTTATCTACAGGAAATACAAAAATATGATCTTCTAACCCCTGAAGAAGAGAAAGAGTTGGGGAGAAGATCAAGATTAGGAGATTTAGAAGCGAGAAGGAAGTTAGTTGAAGCTAATCTCCGTTTTGTTGTTTCTGTGGCCAAGGCATACAGGAATATGGGGACACCATTTACAGATCTTATTAATGAAGGTAATGTTGGTTTAATTAAGGCTGCGGAACGCTTTGATGAGAGAAAGGGTGTTAGATTTCTTTCTTATGCTGTTTGGTGGGTAAAACAGTCTATAATGAAAGCGGTCACAGAACACATAAAATCATATAGGTTACCAATGAGTAGAGCAGGAAAGATGCTTAAGGTTAAGAAAGCTAAGGATAAGGTCACCAAAGAAATTGGTAGAGAACCCTCCTTAGAAGAAATTGCAGAAGAATTGAATATTGATGTGGAGCAAATAGAAGAATCAATTAAAATTGCCAAACAGGATATCTCTTTGGATGAGACGATAAAAAACACCGATGATTTAGAGTATCTGGATGTGATTTCTGAAGATGTGGTAACCCCAGAAGAAGAGTATTATAGAAATAAGTTCATAGAAGAGATAAGAAAGAGCCTCGATAAGCTCAAACCAAGGGACAGAAAAATTATTGTTTATTACTTCGGTATGGAGGGTAAAAGACCCCACACTCTTGAGGAGATAGGAAGAATTCTTGGAGTTTCAAGAGAAAGAGTAAGGCAGCTTAGAAATCGTGCATTGAAGCAACTTAGAGAGATTACCTCTATAGATGAAGAATTTATTCCTTAG
- a CDS encoding M23 family metallopeptidase, translating to MKNLFLRIILVPHQKGQNIWVKIPIFFLILLFLFFFLGTVFFLTNIRDFFNTSSIAFLEIDNQKLKEKINIFKEKVEIFEDKIDSLLEEQNKVLEEHHILKNDKKDSLYFSPESLFVVSKWIDSIFISATKKYYSILSSVPSIMPVKGYIITKFGKRVDPFTGLVKTHPGIRILAPINTPVVSSGDGVVRDVGNTKGKGIFVEIEHPSGFVSSYSHLLRATVREGEKVKRGTVIGYIGQTGRAPYPYLFYEIRKGSTFIDPEKIMMGGY from the coding sequence ATGAAGAATTTATTCCTTAGGATTATTTTGGTTCCTCATCAGAAAGGACAAAATATCTGGGTGAAAATACCTATTTTTTTTCTCATTCTTTTGTTTCTTTTTTTCTTTTTAGGCACTGTTTTTTTCCTCACAAATATTAGAGATTTTTTTAATACCTCATCCATTGCTTTCTTAGAGATAGATAACCAAAAACTGAAGGAAAAGATAAATATTTTTAAAGAAAAAGTAGAAATTTTTGAAGATAAAATAGACTCTTTGCTTGAGGAACAGAATAAGGTGTTAGAAGAACATCATATTCTGAAAAATGATAAGAAAGACTCTCTTTATTTTTCTCCAGAGAGCCTTTTTGTGGTGTCTAAGTGGATCGATTCAATTTTTATTTCTGCTACCAAAAAGTATTATTCTATCCTTAGTTCTGTTCCTTCTATAATGCCAGTTAAAGGTTATATAATAACTAAATTTGGGAAAAGAGTAGACCCTTTTACTGGGCTTGTAAAAACTCATCCTGGGATAAGAATTCTTGCTCCGATAAATACTCCTGTTGTTTCAAGCGGAGATGGTGTTGTAAGAGATGTCGGGAATACAAAAGGTAAGGGTATTTTTGTTGAAATAGAACATCCCTCTGGTTTTGTAAGTTCATATTCTCATTTACTAAGGGCTACCGTAAGGGAAGGAGAAAAGGTAAAAAGAGGAACAGTTATAGGTTATATAGGACAAACTGGGAGGGCGCCTTATCCTTATCTTTTCTATGAAATAAGAAAAGGGTCTACTTTTATAGATCCAGAGAAAATAATGATGGGGGGATATTAA
- a CDS encoding M23 family metallopeptidase has product MRKIILFLSIFTLSLFSQELPPPVSDPHITDDYGPRNLRGVYDWHSGIDYRASVGTTVRAVEGGQISILDRGKRAGWYIRIHGAHAYWTYMHLFSDNSNPSSGNWEARMATLENPNNPLEIYNRYV; this is encoded by the coding sequence ATGAGAAAGATTATTCTATTTCTTTCCATTTTTACTCTTTCTCTTTTTTCTCAGGAATTGCCGCCTCCAGTTTCTGACCCTCATATCACAGATGATTATGGCCCAAGGAATCTGAGGGGTGTTTATGACTGGCATAGTGGAATCGATTATAGAGCCAGTGTTGGAACTACAGTGAGAGCAGTTGAAGGTGGGCAAATAAGTATCCTTGATAGAGGTAAGAGAGCTGGTTGGTATATCAGGATACATGGTGCCCATGCCTATTGGACATATATGCACTTGTTTTCAGATAATTCTAATCCCAGTAGTGGTAACTGGGAAGCGAGAATGGCAACTTTAGAAAATCCAAATAATCCATTAGAAATATATAATAGGTATGTTTT
- a CDS encoding Do family serine endopeptidase, with protein sequence MNKKLILYGAFFVALVAVAGFFIGVITATSFSLKGESESKKVESSYVLGGRESFAPIVEKTAPAVVSIEGVRTVFYRSPFEDFFNDPFFRRFFGDIPRKELEQKQKWLGSGFIVEYKGKDYILTNNHVIRDAEEITISLADKRRFSGKDVQIIGRDPETDVAVIRIKRDEDLPDIPPGSVDDLKVGDWVIAIGNPFGLFGTVTAGVVSAKGRSEVSLENNIYADFIQTDAAINQGNSGGPLINTEGKVVGVNTMIYSQTGGNIGIGFAVPIDIAMNVLKSLVEKGVVERGYLGVMPEDLTEEIRKALNYPYKTGIYIKEVGEGTPAKEAGLTEGDIIVKLDNKMIKDANELRKIVASKRPGEKIKITLWKNGKEREVFLKVGKRPVSEEVSLGEGEEWLGMHLLPSTSEEAQKVWGSREISGVFVSKVESGSPAYKAGILENSLITLVQSRSLSLKINGIEDIRKAKSQFKPPLVILLQLPNGSTKIVSVEGS encoded by the coding sequence TTGAATAAAAAATTAATTTTATATGGAGCTTTCTTTGTGGCCTTAGTGGCCGTTGCTGGTTTTTTTATAGGAGTAATAACTGCCACAAGCTTTTCCTTAAAAGGAGAATCTGAAAGTAAGAAGGTTGAGAGTTCCTATGTTTTAGGAGGGAGAGAGTCTTTTGCCCCTATAGTGGAAAAGACTGCTCCTGCTGTGGTTTCAATTGAGGGAGTAAGAACTGTGTTTTATCGTTCTCCTTTTGAGGATTTTTTTAATGATCCTTTTTTTAGAAGATTCTTTGGAGATATTCCAAGAAAAGAATTGGAACAAAAGCAAAAATGGTTAGGTTCTGGTTTTATTGTTGAATATAAAGGAAAGGATTATATCCTTACAAACAATCATGTGATAAGGGATGCGGAGGAAATTACAATTTCTCTGGCTGATAAAAGAAGATTTAGTGGAAAAGATGTTCAAATTATTGGGAGGGATCCAGAAACAGATGTTGCTGTTATTAGGATAAAAAGAGATGAGGATTTACCAGATATTCCACCAGGAAGTGTTGATGATCTTAAGGTGGGGGATTGGGTAATTGCGATTGGGAATCCATTTGGTTTATTTGGAACTGTTACAGCGGGAGTTGTTTCGGCAAAAGGAAGAAGTGAAGTTTCTCTTGAAAATAATATTTATGCTGATTTCATTCAAACAGATGCAGCTATAAATCAAGGTAATTCAGGGGGGCCTTTAATTAATACAGAAGGAAAGGTTGTTGGAGTAAATACAATGATTTATTCCCAAACAGGAGGAAATATAGGAATAGGTTTTGCAGTCCCAATAGATATAGCAATGAATGTTCTTAAGTCATTGGTTGAAAAAGGAGTTGTTGAGAGAGGATATTTAGGTGTAATGCCTGAGGATTTAACCGAGGAAATAAGGAAAGCTCTTAATTATCCTTACAAGACTGGAATTTATATAAAGGAAGTTGGAGAAGGAACTCCTGCAAAGGAAGCGGGTCTTACTGAAGGAGATATAATCGTAAAGCTTGATAATAAGATGATAAAGGATGCAAACGAGTTGAGAAAAATAGTGGCTTCAAAAAGACCGGGAGAGAAAATAAAAATTACTTTATGGAAAAATGGGAAAGAAAGAGAAGTTTTTCTTAAAGTTGGTAAAAGGCCAGTTTCAGAAGAAGTTTCTTTGGGAGAAGGAGAGGAATGGTTGGGGATGCATCTGCTCCCGTCTACTTCAGAAGAGGCACAGAAAGTCTGGGGAAGTAGAGAAATTTCCGGAGTATTTGTGAGTAAGGTAGAAAGTGGATCTCCTGCTTATAAAGCAGGGATTTTAGAAAATTCTTTAATAACTCTTGTTCAGAGTAGAAGTCTTTCTCTTAAGATAAATGGTATTGAAGATATAAGAAAGGCTAAAAGCCAATTTAAACCTCCATTGGTTATACTTCTACAATTACCAAACGGTTCAACGAAGATTGTAAGCGTAGAAGGGAGTTGA
- the mnmA gene encoding tRNA 2-thiouridine(34) synthase MnmA, with product MSKEKILVAMSGGVDSSVTAALLKKEGFEVIGVSMKIWDEKEEVISNSNSHSCYGPGEKEDIEDAKKVAEFLKIPFFVLDLRKEYKEIVLEYVYKEYNSGRTPNPCVLCNRVLKLNLLLEKAKELGINFSRVATGHYVRSEFDSEKKRYILLKAKDKNKDQSYFLYSLSQEQLKRCIFPLGNHKKEEVRTLAEKFNLPVKGKRESQDFFSEGLSLLFKNKTSPGKIVDKKGNVLGEHKGIQFYTIGQRKGLGIAIGKPLYVIRIEKEKNLIVVGEKEDLLDDKLLATNLNWVSIENPEKPIEVEAKIRYLHKEAKATVFPQENGTAFVKFEKPQSAITPGQAVVFYNGDILLGGGTINRKNNESY from the coding sequence ATGTCTAAAGAGAAAATTCTTGTGGCAATGAGTGGCGGAGTAGATTCCTCTGTAACTGCAGCTTTACTTAAGAAAGAAGGCTTTGAGGTAATTGGGGTCAGTATGAAGATCTGGGATGAAAAAGAAGAAGTAATTTCTAATAGTAATTCTCATTCCTGTTATGGGCCAGGGGAAAAAGAGGATATAGAAGATGCCAAAAAAGTAGCAGAATTTTTAAAAATTCCATTTTTTGTTTTGGATTTAAGAAAAGAATATAAGGAAATTGTTCTTGAATATGTGTATAAAGAATACAACTCAGGAAGGACACCTAATCCCTGCGTTCTATGCAATAGAGTTCTAAAGTTAAATCTACTATTGGAAAAAGCAAAAGAATTAGGAATCAATTTTAGCCGTGTTGCAACAGGACATTATGTAAGAAGTGAATTTGATTCAGAAAAAAAACGTTATATTTTGCTTAAGGCAAAAGATAAAAATAAAGACCAATCTTATTTTTTATATTCCTTATCTCAAGAGCAGTTAAAAAGATGTATTTTCCCTCTCGGAAACCACAAAAAAGAAGAAGTGCGAACTTTGGCAGAGAAATTTAATTTACCTGTAAAAGGAAAAAGAGAAAGCCAAGATTTCTTCTCAGAGGGGTTATCTCTTTTATTTAAAAATAAAACTTCTCCCGGGAAAATTGTTGACAAAAAAGGAAATGTCCTTGGAGAACATAAGGGAATTCAATTCTATACAATTGGGCAAAGGAAGGGGCTTGGAATAGCAATAGGTAAACCTCTTTATGTGATTAGAATTGAAAAGGAAAAAAATTTGATTGTTGTAGGAGAGAAAGAAGATTTACTTGATGATAAACTCTTGGCTACAAATCTAAACTGGGTTTCAATAGAAAACCCAGAAAAACCGATTGAAGTAGAAGCTAAAATTCGCTACTTACATAAAGAGGCAAAAGCAACTGTGTTTCCACAAGAAAACGGAACCGCTTTTGTTAAATTTGAAAAACCGCAAAGCGCTATTACTCCGGGGCAAGCTGTGGTTTTCTATAATGGTGACATTCTCCTCGGTGGAGGAACAATAAACAGAAAAAATAATGAGTCCTATTAA
- the thiC gene encoding phosphomethylpyrimidine synthase ThiC — MSELRENKIPKVVREVAKNENVDLNILVKRILEGKIVITKNEKKEVRPVGIGYPLRTKVNANVGTSPDKPDIAFEVEKAKIAEKAGADTIMDLSTGGDLKKVRREILKNVNVPLGTVPIYQAAIETAREKGGIVKMTEDKIFQVIEEQGEDGVSFMTLHCGVTQKTFEFLKKESRIMDVVSRGGTFLLTWMLYNKKENPLYTHFDRILDIASAYDITISLGDGFRPGAIEDSSDRAQFYELSVLGELSKRAHEKGVQVIIEGPGHVPLNEIEMNIKIEKKLCHEKPFFVLGPVVTDIAPGYDHIVSAIGGAVAASYGADFLCYVTPSEHLGLPTLEDVEEGVIAARIAAHAGDIAKGIPGAKEWDREIALARKKMDWKRQFELVINPEKAKEIRNRFSPKTKETCSMCGEFCSIKLLNEALEKSNKKTLK, encoded by the coding sequence ATTTCTGAGCTAAGAGAAAACAAAATACCAAAAGTGGTGAGAGAGGTTGCGAAGAATGAAAATGTAGATCTTAATATTTTAGTAAAGAGAATTCTTGAAGGGAAGATTGTAATAACAAAGAATGAGAAGAAAGAAGTAAGGCCTGTGGGGATTGGGTATCCTCTAAGAACGAAAGTAAATGCAAATGTTGGAACTTCTCCTGATAAGCCTGATATAGCATTTGAAGTAGAAAAAGCGAAAATAGCAGAAAAAGCAGGAGCAGATACAATTATGGACTTATCTACAGGAGGAGATTTAAAAAAAGTAAGGAGAGAAATTCTAAAAAATGTAAATGTTCCTCTTGGAACGGTTCCAATATATCAGGCTGCAATAGAGACCGCGAGAGAAAAAGGCGGGATTGTTAAAATGACGGAGGACAAAATTTTTCAAGTGATAGAAGAGCAGGGAGAAGATGGGGTTTCCTTTATGACTCTTCATTGTGGAGTTACTCAAAAAACATTTGAGTTCCTTAAAAAGGAAAGTAGAATTATGGATGTGGTTTCAAGGGGAGGCACCTTTCTTTTGACCTGGATGCTTTATAACAAGAAAGAGAATCCATTATACACTCATTTTGACAGAATACTTGATATAGCTTCTGCATATGATATTACCATTTCTCTTGGAGATGGTTTTAGACCTGGAGCAATTGAAGATTCTTCTGATAGAGCCCAGTTTTATGAGTTAAGTGTTTTAGGAGAGCTTTCTAAGAGAGCTCATGAAAAAGGGGTTCAGGTAATAATCGAAGGTCCTGGGCATGTTCCTTTAAATGAGATAGAAATGAATATAAAAATAGAAAAAAAATTATGTCACGAAAAACCTTTTTTTGTCTTAGGACCAGTGGTAACAGATATTGCTCCTGGATATGACCATATTGTTTCTGCAATTGGAGGTGCTGTTGCAGCTTCTTATGGAGCAGATTTTCTTTGTTATGTAACACCTTCAGAGCATCTTGGTTTACCCACTCTGGAGGATGTAGAAGAAGGGGTAATTGCAGCAAGGATAGCTGCTCACGCAGGAGATATTGCAAAAGGGATTCCTGGAGCAAAAGAATGGGATAGAGAAATTGCACTTGCAAGAAAAAAAATGGATTGGAAAAGACAATTTGAACTTGTGATAAATCCTGAGAAAGCAAAGGAAATCAGAAATAGATTTAGTCCAAAGACAAAAGAAACTTGTTCGATGTGTGGAGAATTTTGTTCAATAAAACTCTTAAATGAAGCTTTAGAAAAGAGTAATAAAAAAACTCTTAAATGA